A genomic stretch from Sphingobacterium sp. ML3W includes:
- the lepB gene encoding signal peptidase I, translating to MELIIFIVLTIIAAYGFWLLFEKAGRRGWEGIVPVYSQWIQGQITNRPVWYIVLLIVPIVNVFVFYNLYLDFIHCFGKRRFWENCAAVLLPFIVLPLWGRDKNVQFLNGIYAKKLKAANSEGKTMTKEIQLGLLHESYNEFKVKYPYKKSMVREWADAIVFATVAATLIRGFLLEAFMIPSGSMQQSLLIGDYLFVSKLNYGPRIPNTPIAFPFAHHTMPVVGGKAFSELIELPYKRLPGFQQIKRNDVIVFNAPAGDTVAIENQDQPYYDLVRSMGYEAVHQQFTIQTRPVDKREHLIKRCVGMPGDKISMQEAVLYVNDQPGFVAPESQMDYIVMTDGTELDEQRMKDMGIEIRLLQPGTYIVFLTQEQAQMVKSWSNVKSMQMNIGKPGEAQINTFPNDPQYKWNYDNFGPFVIPKKGMKVILNAQTLPLYERAIRVYEHNRLEKRADGLYLNGSKTDSYTFKMDYYWMMGDNRHNSLDARDWGFVPEDHIVGKALFTWMSWNTDGKGLSKIRWKRIFKGIH from the coding sequence ATGGAGCTTATTATTTTTATTGTACTAACCATTATCGCAGCTTATGGTTTTTGGCTTTTATTTGAAAAGGCAGGACGTCGTGGTTGGGAGGGTATCGTTCCAGTTTATAGTCAATGGATTCAGGGGCAGATCACCAATAGACCTGTTTGGTATATTGTGTTGTTGATCGTTCCCATTGTGAATGTCTTTGTCTTTTATAATTTATACCTCGATTTTATCCATTGTTTTGGCAAGAGAAGATTTTGGGAAAACTGCGCTGCGGTATTGTTACCTTTTATCGTATTACCGCTATGGGGAAGAGATAAAAACGTTCAGTTTCTCAATGGAATTTATGCTAAAAAGCTTAAAGCGGCAAATAGCGAAGGAAAAACAATGACAAAGGAGATTCAGCTGGGATTGCTACACGAATCCTACAATGAATTCAAAGTCAAGTATCCCTATAAGAAATCCATGGTCCGTGAATGGGCGGATGCGATCGTTTTTGCAACCGTTGCAGCAACACTGATCCGAGGTTTCTTACTGGAAGCCTTTATGATCCCTTCGGGCTCCATGCAGCAATCACTTTTGATCGGTGACTATTTATTTGTGAGTAAATTGAACTATGGGCCACGTATTCCCAATACACCTATTGCTTTTCCTTTTGCACATCATACAATGCCCGTTGTTGGAGGAAAGGCTTTTTCTGAATTGATTGAGCTTCCATACAAACGGCTTCCAGGTTTCCAGCAGATCAAACGAAATGATGTTATTGTATTTAATGCACCGGCAGGAGACACTGTGGCAATAGAGAATCAAGACCAGCCTTATTATGATCTGGTACGTTCGATGGGTTATGAAGCCGTACACCAGCAATTTACCATTCAAACACGTCCCGTGGATAAAAGAGAGCATTTGATCAAACGCTGCGTAGGAATGCCTGGGGATAAGATCAGTATGCAGGAGGCTGTATTATACGTAAATGACCAACCTGGTTTTGTCGCACCAGAAAGTCAGATGGATTATATCGTGATGACCGATGGAACAGAGTTGGATGAACAGCGAATGAAAGATATGGGCATCGAGATAAGGTTGCTTCAACCCGGAACTTATATTGTTTTTCTAACCCAAGAGCAGGCTCAAATGGTGAAATCATGGTCCAATGTCAAATCCATGCAGATGAACATCGGTAAACCTGGCGAAGCACAGATCAACACGTTTCCAAATGATCCGCAGTACAAATGGAATTACGATAATTTTGGACCTTTTGTGATTCCGAAAAAGGGTATGAAAGTTATTTTAAATGCGCAGACCTTGCCGCTTTACGAGCGCGCCATTCGGGTCTATGAGCATAACCGATTAGAGAAGAGGGCTGATGGCTTATACTTGAATGGCAGCAAGACGGATTCATACACATTTAAAATGGATTACTATTGGATGATGGGAGACAACAGGCATAATTCGTTGGACGCCAGAGATTGGGGCTTTGTTCCCGAGGATCATATTGTGGGTAAAGCCTTATTTACCTGGATGAGCTGGAATACAGACGGAAAAGGGCTTTCTAAAATACGTTGGAAGCGGATATTTAAAGGCATTCATTAA
- a CDS encoding TonB-dependent receptor: protein MNRRTILTLLFTYSILYPACAQEKATKTIGLREVYIEGGRYKKSAEGAMSIDVLTSDSLQKYQAGSLMQTLSRLPGVNAIGIGASQSKPQIRGLGFNRVATVENGIKHEGQQWGLDHGLEIDQYSIGTAEIIKGASSFMYGSDAIGGVIRLSSPAELQENGLKGHINLFNRSNNATYGGSLQLQGKNGNWVFGGGVTHLGYADYRVPTDTVYVYNYAIRLKDRQVRNTAGQETSFQLRGGYVSDRFSSIFYLSNYHTKIGFFANAHGLEPRGVDTVLYDRSDRDILYPSQHVNHFKLISRNYIAQDAHKIWMDLGYQRNYRQEFNNYTAHGYMPPVYPQDMNIPMNLERLYDKEIYHMTLKDEFALATHRLTIGGNVEYQRNNIDGWSFLIPSYRQKALGVFIYDQYPINEQTTLYGALRYDHSNIHSSPYQDWFASKLENNQSAHIVRADELHRSFNSLVWSLGATRQMGLWEAKLNVGKSFRAPIAQELAANGVNYHYFSYEKGDASLSPEQSYQMDLSVARRTGNTYIAFTPFFNYFSNYIYLNPTSGYDQYYGAGNQIFEYSQSKVRRYGAELKVEYRPLTHWKVELLGEYVRSEQLSGSKKGYTLPFSPAPSLVLDLSWSPKSSTYFKEPYLSLDSKWTASQKHIVPPEEKTKGYQILNFRAGTQLILGKSALQLRLQVQNIFNTRYMDHTSFYRLISLPEQGRNIILSVGIPFGTQNRT from the coding sequence ATGAACAGACGCACGATTCTCACGCTCTTATTTACGTATAGTATCTTATACCCTGCTTGTGCACAAGAAAAAGCAACAAAGACAATTGGGCTAAGGGAGGTATACATTGAAGGGGGACGTTACAAAAAATCAGCTGAAGGTGCAATGTCCATAGATGTCCTAACCAGTGATTCATTACAGAAATATCAGGCCGGCAGTTTGATGCAAACTTTAAGCCGACTTCCTGGAGTGAATGCCATAGGCATCGGCGCTAGTCAATCCAAACCACAAATCCGGGGTCTCGGTTTTAATCGGGTGGCCACTGTCGAAAATGGAATTAAGCACGAAGGACAGCAATGGGGCCTGGATCATGGGTTGGAAATTGATCAATATAGCATTGGCACTGCTGAAATTATTAAAGGAGCTAGTTCATTTATGTATGGATCAGATGCTATTGGTGGTGTCATACGCCTATCCTCGCCAGCGGAACTCCAAGAGAATGGTTTGAAAGGTCATATCAACTTATTTAACAGGTCCAATAATGCCACCTATGGGGGTTCCTTACAATTACAGGGCAAAAATGGTAACTGGGTTTTTGGTGGCGGAGTAACACATTTGGGCTACGCCGACTATCGTGTACCGACCGACACAGTATATGTTTACAACTATGCTATCCGGTTAAAAGATCGACAGGTTCGCAATACCGCAGGACAAGAGACCAGTTTTCAACTTCGAGGCGGTTATGTCTCCGATCGGTTTTCCTCTATCTTTTATCTGAGCAACTACCATACTAAAATCGGATTTTTCGCCAATGCACATGGTTTAGAGCCACGGGGTGTAGATACAGTACTGTATGACCGTTCTGATCGAGATATCCTTTATCCGAGTCAGCATGTTAATCATTTTAAACTCATTAGCCGAAATTATATCGCGCAGGACGCGCATAAGATCTGGATGGATCTTGGTTACCAAAGAAATTATCGGCAGGAATTCAACAACTACACCGCTCATGGATATATGCCCCCCGTTTACCCGCAGGACATGAACATTCCGATGAATCTCGAACGACTGTATGATAAAGAGATCTATCATATGACTTTAAAAGATGAATTTGCTTTGGCTACACATCGGCTCACTATAGGTGGTAATGTTGAATATCAACGTAACAACATCGATGGCTGGAGCTTCCTTATCCCTTCCTATAGACAAAAAGCACTAGGTGTATTTATCTACGATCAATATCCGATCAACGAACAAACAACACTCTATGGTGCATTACGTTATGATCACAGCAATATCCACAGCTCGCCTTATCAAGATTGGTTTGCATCCAAACTGGAAAACAATCAATCTGCTCATATCGTCCGGGCGGACGAACTTCATCGTAGTTTCAATAGTCTCGTTTGGTCTCTTGGTGCAACACGGCAAATGGGTTTATGGGAGGCAAAATTGAATGTTGGTAAAAGTTTCCGGGCACCTATTGCGCAGGAACTGGCTGCCAATGGTGTGAACTATCATTATTTTAGTTATGAAAAGGGGGATGCGTCCCTTTCTCCCGAGCAATCCTACCAAATGGACTTATCTGTAGCTCGGCGCACCGGAAATACGTACATCGCATTCACACCTTTTTTCAATTATTTTTCCAATTATATCTACCTCAATCCTACATCGGGTTATGATCAGTACTATGGTGCTGGCAACCAAATATTTGAATATTCACAAAGCAAAGTACGGCGTTATGGTGCCGAACTAAAAGTGGAATATCGTCCTTTAACCCATTGGAAAGTAGAATTATTGGGTGAATATGTTCGATCTGAACAACTTTCAGGCAGCAAGAAAGGTTATACATTACCCTTTTCTCCCGCCCCTTCACTTGTATTGGATCTCAGTTGGTCTCCCAAAAGTAGCACCTATTTTAAGGAGCCTTACCTCTCCTTGGATTCCAAATGGACAGCTAGCCAAAAGCATATTGTCCCACCAGAAGAAAAAACAAAAGGTTATCAAATTCTCAATTTCAGAGCGGGAACACAGCTGATCCTGGGCAAATCAGCACTTCAATTGCGCTTACAAGTTCAGAACATTTTTAACACAAGATATATGGATCACACCAGTTTCTACCGGCTGATCTCACTCCCTGAACAGGGACGAAATATCATCCTATCTGTCGGGATCCCTTTCGGAACCCAAAATCGAACCTAA
- a CDS encoding DUF4625 domain-containing protein — protein MQTLKKYALMAIIAASTIACKKDKENIDTEKPTIDISAATAFPKQCSQIRRGSSFTFRAKLSDNVALGSYSIDVHHNFDHHSHSTEVEECTLEPIKKPIKPFVLVKSVNIPGQPQQYDAQFQIDVPADVDPGNYHFMIQVTDQSGWSIQRGISVRITE, from the coding sequence ATGCAAACACTCAAAAAATATGCGCTCATGGCCATCATAGCTGCCTCTACCATCGCTTGTAAGAAAGATAAGGAAAATATTGATACCGAAAAACCAACAATAGATATCAGTGCAGCGACCGCTTTTCCGAAACAATGCAGCCAAATCAGACGTGGATCCAGTTTTACGTTCCGCGCAAAACTATCCGACAATGTCGCTTTGGGCAGCTACAGTATTGACGTTCATCATAATTTTGACCATCATTCACACAGTACCGAAGTGGAGGAATGCACATTAGAGCCGATCAAGAAACCAATCAAACCATTTGTTCTGGTCAAATCTGTTAATATACCGGGGCAACCACAACAGTATGATGCCCAATTTCAGATTGATGTCCCTGCAGACGTCGATCCCGGAAACTATCACTTTATGATCCAAGTGACGGATCAATCCGGCTGGAGTATCCAACGTGGAATCAGCGTACGTATCACTGAATAA
- a CDS encoding DUF4625 domain-containing protein produces MNTKTRNINFLLLFTALFFGFLSSCKKDNADIPVTTKPTIGTLEIGSGNNKTVKAGTDLHLEGDIVAEALIDKIEIEIHQEGGSFKFAKIYTDEKYVGKKNVTFHEHIDIPSEAPAGQYHFHFTVTDKAGNTTTVESPLTVQASEARASYKLIFTEVKGSAHGNHFHDLADKDNVEPTTISFDNTGKAIAGHAHLKPAGIYKIELKQFDANSKEIQGQYIKNKTTADYYKAFLTNAPFVLNSKSKNESGAIFQPRETKYEDGTAVNGALETTGIITYFTAGKDNEGEKKVVYVLRKFSDSATKPKITRDDWNHSDYVTRYPGEDVIKLSFELHAEEGED; encoded by the coding sequence ATGAACACGAAAACTAGAAACATCAACTTTTTATTACTGTTTACAGCACTTTTCTTCGGCTTTCTGTCTTCTTGTAAGAAAGACAACGCCGATATTCCTGTCACAACAAAACCTACGATCGGCACCTTAGAAATTGGATCTGGCAATAATAAAACGGTCAAGGCCGGAACAGACCTCCATCTCGAAGGTGATATCGTCGCTGAAGCTCTTATCGACAAGATTGAGATCGAAATCCATCAGGAAGGTGGCTCCTTCAAATTTGCCAAAATTTATACTGATGAGAAATATGTTGGCAAAAAAAATGTGACTTTTCATGAGCACATCGACATACCATCTGAAGCTCCTGCTGGTCAATATCATTTTCACTTTACAGTGACGGATAAGGCCGGAAACACAACGACTGTAGAATCTCCATTGACCGTTCAGGCATCAGAGGCGAGAGCCAGCTATAAACTGATTTTTACAGAAGTCAAAGGTTCGGCTCATGGCAACCATTTTCATGATCTTGCCGACAAAGATAATGTAGAACCCACTACCATCAGCTTCGACAATACTGGTAAAGCAATAGCTGGTCATGCTCATCTTAAACCGGCAGGAATTTATAAAATTGAGCTAAAACAATTTGACGCCAATTCCAAAGAAATCCAAGGGCAATACATCAAGAACAAAACAACGGCAGATTATTACAAAGCATTCCTGACCAACGCACCTTTTGTGTTAAATTCAAAAAGTAAAAATGAAAGCGGAGCCATATTTCAACCTAGGGAAACAAAATATGAAGATGGCACAGCTGTTAATGGAGCCCTAGAAACTACAGGTATTATTACTTATTTTACAGCTGGCAAGGACAATGAAGGGGAAAAGAAAGTCGTCTATGTTCTTCGTAAATTTAGCGACTCTGCTACCAAACCCAAAATCACACGCGACGATTGGAACCATTCGGATTATGTGACCAGGTATCCTGGTGAAGATGTGATTAAATTATCTTTCGAACTCCATGCCGAAGAGGGCGAAGATTAA
- a CDS encoding PepSY-like domain-containing protein: MNGKMILSACTLALSTIGAFAQDIPQSQVPAVVVNSFQQKFPKAKGIDWELKAGLYEAEFETGLFGTDHEVWIQSNGKIVRHKEEFAKNDLPKAVIAKVKKDFPGYRIEDVKRITEEQKITYAFEVKSQTDEWKLVVDTQGNVLGKIRD, from the coding sequence ATGAACGGTAAAATGATATTAAGTGCATGTACTCTTGCACTCTCAACAATTGGAGCTTTTGCTCAGGATATTCCCCAAAGTCAGGTACCTGCTGTGGTGGTGAATAGTTTTCAACAGAAATTTCCAAAAGCCAAAGGGATAGACTGGGAACTGAAAGCGGGACTATATGAAGCTGAGTTCGAAACAGGTTTGTTTGGAACAGATCATGAGGTATGGATTCAAAGTAATGGTAAAATTGTGCGTCACAAAGAAGAGTTTGCAAAAAATGATTTACCAAAAGCTGTTATTGCAAAGGTGAAAAAGGATTTTCCGGGCTATCGTATAGAAGATGTAAAAAGGATCACTGAGGAACAAAAGATTACTTATGCATTCGAAGTGAAAAGTCAGACAGACGAATGGAAACTTGTCGTCGATACACAGGGGAATGTATTGGGTAAAATAAGAGATTAA
- a CDS encoding HAMP domain-containing sensor histidine kinase, translated as MKLANQTLKYLSISVLVVIAVWSTIFYLFMLEVIHDNIDEELENQKRLIIQELASETLVSPDLEFGINNYKVREISEQQAIKMQNVYKDTLLYMQDDDDPEPELEPVRMLTTAFEHKGHYYELSIINSMIEESDLIKNLFYSVLILFVLLVVSIVSINKVVIQRLWSPLYRFLDQLTKFRLGKSDDKPAMNTNIQEFKDLQLAVTTLIHHNEETYEQQKQFIGNASHELQTPLAIMINKLEMMAETGGLQSEQLNTIAEVLNTAERLVRLNKSLLLLSKIENKQFLHNEDLSINQLVTHIADELEDIAAFKNIKINVRQQDKLKVRLDSALANIVVSNLIRNALFHNMDGGEVNIAIAENTLIVANTSGQTALENEHVFSRFYKSDASSKGTGLGLAIVQAICNLYGFSISYHYDKSQHIFKLDFRPAYQHK; from the coding sequence ATGAAATTAGCCAATCAAACGCTCAAATATCTCTCTATTTCGGTGCTGGTGGTCATTGCGGTATGGTCGACCATCTTTTATTTATTTATGTTGGAAGTAATCCATGATAATATAGATGAGGAATTGGAGAATCAAAAACGCTTAATTATTCAGGAACTGGCTTCTGAGACACTTGTATCTCCAGACCTGGAATTTGGAATTAACAATTATAAGGTACGTGAAATTTCCGAGCAACAGGCGATTAAAATGCAGAATGTATATAAAGACACCTTGTTATATATGCAGGATGATGACGATCCGGAACCTGAATTGGAGCCCGTACGCATGCTGACTACTGCATTTGAGCATAAGGGGCACTACTACGAGTTATCAATTATCAATTCAATGATCGAGGAAAGTGATTTGATCAAGAACCTGTTTTATTCTGTCTTGATTTTATTTGTCCTCTTGGTTGTCAGTATTGTCTCAATCAATAAAGTTGTTATACAGCGATTATGGAGCCCATTGTATCGGTTTTTAGATCAGTTGACGAAATTCCGGCTGGGAAAATCGGACGATAAGCCAGCGATGAATACCAATATCCAGGAGTTTAAAGATTTACAGCTCGCTGTCACAACCTTAATCCATCATAATGAGGAAACGTATGAACAGCAGAAACAGTTTATTGGTAATGCGTCACATGAGTTACAGACACCCTTGGCTATTATGATCAATAAGTTGGAAATGATGGCTGAAACAGGGGGGCTACAATCTGAACAGTTGAATACAATCGCCGAAGTACTAAACACAGCAGAGAGACTTGTTCGATTGAATAAATCATTATTGCTGCTCAGCAAGATTGAGAACAAACAATTCCTGCACAACGAAGATCTCTCAATCAATCAGCTTGTCACACATATCGCTGATGAACTAGAAGATATTGCCGCTTTTAAAAATATTAAGATCAATGTCAGACAACAAGATAAACTTAAGGTACGATTAGATAGTGCTCTGGCCAATATCGTTGTATCAAATTTGATCCGTAATGCATTGTTTCATAATATGGATGGGGGGGAGGTAAACATAGCGATTGCTGAAAATACACTTATAGTTGCGAATACGAGCGGACAGACTGCTCTGGAAAATGAGCATGTGTTTTCAAGGTTCTATAAATCGGATGCCTCGTCCAAAGGTACTGGTCTGGGGCTGGCGATCGTTCAGGCAATATGTAATTTATATGGTTTTTCTATTTCCTATCATTATGACAAAAGTCAACATATATTTAAGCTAGATTTTCGCCCAGCATACCAGCATAAATAA
- a CDS encoding response regulator transcription factor: protein MKVLVIEDEAELREILKDSLVKEDYIVETASDFRSALDKVSVYDYDCVLLDIMLPGGSGLQVLDLLKKEGKSDNVIIISAKDSLDDKLKGLELGADDYLTKPFHIAELNARIKAVLRRKQRDGKNTLEMGNLVLDLNERSLSINGESVALNRKEFDILNYFLLNKNRLVSKNALAEHVWGDNTDQADNLDFIYSQIKNLRKKFLAKKAEVDFEAVYGIGYKLVEK, encoded by the coding sequence ATGAAAGTACTTGTAATTGAAGATGAAGCGGAATTGAGAGAGATATTAAAGGACTCTCTTGTCAAAGAGGATTATATTGTAGAAACAGCTAGCGATTTTAGATCTGCGCTGGATAAGGTGTCGGTCTATGACTATGATTGTGTTTTATTGGATATCATGCTTCCGGGCGGGAGTGGACTGCAGGTATTGGATCTACTGAAAAAGGAAGGCAAGTCGGATAATGTTATTATTATCTCTGCAAAAGATTCGTTGGATGACAAGCTAAAGGGACTGGAACTTGGAGCGGATGACTATCTGACCAAACCCTTTCATATTGCCGAATTAAATGCGCGGATTAAAGCAGTATTACGCAGAAAACAACGGGATGGCAAAAATACTTTGGAGATGGGCAATCTCGTGCTTGATCTGAACGAGCGTAGTCTTTCGATTAACGGCGAATCTGTCGCTTTGAATAGAAAAGAATTTGATATCCTCAATTACTTTTTACTCAATAAAAACCGTCTTGTAAGCAAGAATGCACTAGCAGAGCATGTTTGGGGAGATAATACGGATCAAGCAGATAACCTCGATTTTATCTATTCACAGATAAAGAATTTGCGAAAGAAATTTTTAGCGAAAAAAGCGGAAGTTGATTTTGAAGCGGTGTATGGAATAGGGTATAAACTTGTTGAAAAATGA